In Sedimenticola thiotaurini, the following proteins share a genomic window:
- the argH gene encoding argininosuccinate lyase, with the protein MSDKKLWSGRFSEPTDAFVEAFTASVEFDQRLYRYDIQGSIAHATMLAKAGILTVEERDTIIAGLQQIQAQIEAGQFEWSVELEDVHMNVESRLTSAIGDAGKKLHTGRSRNDQVATDVRLYLRDEIETIRAEILRLQQALLDKAEQEADTIMPGFTHLQTAQPVTFGHHLMAWFEMLERDRERLADCNKRVNIMPLGAAALAGTTYPIDRYYTAELLGFARPSENSLDSVSDRDFAIEFSAAAALIMMHLSRMSEELIIWSSAQFNFVDLSDSFCTGSSIMPQKKNPDVPELVRGKTGRIFGHLMSLLTLMKGQPLAYNKDNQEDKEPLFDTVDNLKGSLKVFADMIPAITCKPDSMREAAMKGFATATDLADYLVRKGTPFRDAHEVVGKAVALGVSKGCDLADLSLEELRGFSEQIDDDVFQVLTLEGSVAARDHIGGTAPAQVRAAISRARQRLDSE; encoded by the coding sequence ATGAGCGATAAAAAACTCTGGTCCGGCCGCTTCAGCGAACCCACCGACGCCTTTGTGGAGGCGTTCACCGCCTCTGTGGAGTTCGATCAGCGCCTCTACCGCTACGACATCCAGGGCTCTATCGCCCATGCCACCATGCTGGCCAAGGCCGGTATCCTGACCGTCGAGGAGCGTGACACCATTATCGCCGGCCTGCAACAGATCCAGGCCCAGATCGAAGCCGGTCAGTTCGAGTGGTCGGTGGAGCTGGAAGATGTGCATATGAACGTGGAGTCGCGCCTCACCAGCGCCATTGGCGACGCCGGCAAGAAACTGCATACCGGCCGCTCGCGCAACGACCAGGTGGCCACCGATGTACGACTCTACCTGCGGGACGAGATCGAAACCATCCGGGCCGAAATCCTGCGCCTGCAGCAGGCCCTGCTGGACAAGGCGGAGCAGGAGGCAGACACCATCATGCCCGGCTTCACCCACCTGCAGACCGCCCAGCCGGTCACCTTCGGCCACCATCTGATGGCCTGGTTCGAAATGCTGGAGCGGGATCGTGAGCGGCTGGCGGACTGCAATAAACGGGTCAACATCATGCCGCTGGGCGCCGCCGCCCTGGCCGGCACCACCTACCCGATCGACCGTTACTACACCGCTGAACTGCTCGGTTTTGCCCGGCCCAGCGAGAACTCCCTGGATTCGGTCAGCGACCGGGATTTCGCCATCGAGTTCAGCGCTGCCGCCGCCCTGATCATGATGCACCTGTCGCGCATGTCGGAAGAGCTGATCATCTGGTCCTCGGCCCAGTTCAATTTCGTCGATCTCTCCGACAGCTTCTGCACCGGCTCCTCCATCATGCCGCAGAAAAAGAACCCCGACGTACCGGAGCTGGTGCGGGGCAAGACCGGCCGCATATTTGGTCACCTGATGAGTCTGCTGACCCTGATGAAGGGCCAGCCCCTGGCTTACAACAAGGATAACCAGGAGGACAAGGAGCCGCTGTTCGACACCGTGGACAACCTGAAGGGCTCGCTGAAGGTGTTCGCCGACATGATTCCGGCCATCACCTGCAAACCGGACAGCATGCGTGAAGCGGCCATGAAAGGCTTCGCCACCGCCACCGACCTGGCCGACTACCTGGTGCGCAAGGGAACCCCGTTCCGGGATGCCCACGAAGTGGTGGGCAAGGCCGTAGCGCTGGGCGTCAGCAAAGGGTGTGACCTGGCCGATCTGAGCCTGGAAGAGCTGCGCGGATTCTCCGAGCAGATCGACGATGACGTGTTCCAGGTGTTGACCCTGGAGGGTTCGGTGGCGGCCCGCGACCATATTGGTGGCACCGCACCGGCCCAGGTGCGGGCGGCTATCAGCCGTGCCCGTCAGCGGCTGGACAGTGAGTGA
- a CDS encoding enoyl-CoA hydratase produces the protein MSQTAADQAVLLREDRDNIAYLTLNRPNQFNALSEELLDALHSTLDAIAEDESVRVVVLAGNGRAFCAGHDLKQMRTQSEREYFQQLFDHCGQVMTRITSLPQPVIARVHGIATAAGCQLVASCDLAIAEEGSRFAVSGINVGLFCGTPSVPLSRNVGRKQAMEMLLTGGFISAQQAAAQGLINRAVPLEQLDEEVLKLARTICNKSRASIAHGKAMYYKQLEMGVEQAYQFASTAMADNMMFADVSEGIDAFTEKRPPNWQDR, from the coding sequence ATGAGCCAAACTGCCGCTGACCAAGCCGTGCTGCTACGCGAAGATCGTGACAACATCGCCTACCTGACGCTGAATCGTCCCAACCAGTTCAACGCCCTGTCGGAAGAGCTGCTGGATGCCCTCCACAGCACCCTGGACGCCATCGCGGAAGATGAAAGCGTGCGGGTGGTGGTTCTCGCCGGCAATGGTCGCGCCTTCTGCGCCGGACACGATCTGAAGCAGATGCGCACCCAGAGCGAACGGGAATACTTTCAACAGCTGTTCGATCACTGTGGTCAGGTGATGACCCGCATCACCAGCCTGCCACAACCGGTCATCGCCCGGGTACACGGCATCGCCACAGCCGCCGGCTGCCAGCTGGTAGCCTCCTGCGACCTGGCCATCGCGGAAGAGGGATCACGCTTTGCCGTCTCGGGTATCAATGTGGGTCTGTTCTGCGGTACCCCCAGCGTGCCCCTGTCCCGTAACGTGGGACGCAAACAGGCCATGGAGATGCTGCTCACCGGTGGCTTTATCTCCGCCCAGCAGGCCGCTGCTCAGGGCCTGATCAATCGCGCCGTCCCCCTGGAGCAGCTGGACGAAGAGGTACTCAAACTGGCCCGCACCATCTGTAACAAGTCACGAGCCTCCATTGCCCACGGCAAGGCGATGTACTACAAGCAGCTGGAGATGGGGGTGGAGCAGGCCTACCAGTTTGCCAGTACCGCGATGGCCGACAACATGATGTTCGCGGATGTCAGCGAAGGTATTGATGCCTTTACGGAAAAACGTCCGCCTAACTGGCAGGACCGGTAG
- a CDS encoding HIT domain-containing protein: MFRLHPRLSADTRLICHLSLCEVRLMNDCRFPWLILVPQRPGVTEVHQLEQSDQRLLIIESSHAARVLEQCYGTAKTNLGALGNLVPQLHWHVVARRTDDPCWPGPVWGCGERQPYPAAELEQRIAELQVWFTDE, translated from the coding sequence GTGTTTCGACTCCACCCCCGGTTGTCTGCCGATACCCGGCTGATCTGCCACCTGAGCCTGTGTGAAGTGCGGCTGATGAATGACTGCCGCTTCCCCTGGCTGATTCTGGTTCCGCAGCGCCCCGGGGTGACCGAGGTGCACCAGCTGGAGCAGAGTGATCAGCGCCTGCTGATCATTGAAAGCAGTCACGCGGCACGGGTCCTGGAGCAGTGCTACGGGACAGCCAAGACCAACCTGGGCGCCCTGGGCAACCTGGTCCCGCAGCTGCACTGGCACGTGGTGGCCAGACGGACCGATGACCCCTGCTGGCCGGGCCCGGTATGGGGCTGTGGTGAACGACAGCCCTACCCGGCCGCCGAGCTGGAACAGCGCATCGCGGAACTCCAGGTATGGTTTACCGATGAGTGA
- a CDS encoding nucleotide pyrophosphohydrolase, with amino-acid sequence MSDETTDSLAQLNARLLAFARERNWEQFHSPKNLAMALIAECAELVEHFQWLSEAQSQQLSEQKREQVALEMADILIYLIRAAERLDIDLIEAANRKIAINETRYPAEKVYGDARRAGEYDDPAQ; translated from the coding sequence ATGAGTGACGAAACGACCGATTCGCTGGCCCAGCTGAACGCGCGCCTGCTGGCATTTGCCCGGGAGCGGAACTGGGAACAGTTCCACTCCCCGAAGAATCTGGCCATGGCGCTGATCGCCGAATGTGCCGAGCTGGTGGAGCATTTCCAATGGTTGAGTGAGGCGCAGAGCCAGCAGCTGTCGGAACAGAAGCGGGAGCAGGTGGCCCTGGAGATGGCGGATATCCTGATCTACCTGATCCGTGCTGCCGAGCGACTGGATATCGACCTGATCGAAGCTGCCAACCGCAAGATTGCCATCAACGAAACCCGTTACCCGGCAGAGAAAGTATACGGGGACGCACGTCGGGCCGGTGAGTACGACGACCCGGCTCAATAG
- a CDS encoding GGDEF domain-containing protein produces the protein MTQASSTTRQALQDAPCGVMFFNRDGCISWLNPALERMLGLTADQLVGQSREQFPFTSHRGLFKESGLMHLFGSGVEQERWLQCTVVTPPATDPDMYQVKFFQDITELVQLQEENQRLNQQVQELAITDELTGLANRQALTRALNSQVARSRRYQNPLTLAVIQLADRDGAGAIPDEVILAVSRYLRDRLRWVDMIARWEESQFIIILPETSLQQGHDLMDKMLASFSELALPAPHTTGSLALQFGLAEWRKGQDARLLMKQAFANLAENGAGDGPA, from the coding sequence TTGACTCAGGCAAGCAGTACAACCCGCCAGGCGCTACAGGATGCGCCCTGCGGGGTGATGTTTTTCAACCGGGACGGTTGCATCAGCTGGCTCAATCCGGCCCTGGAACGCATGCTGGGACTGACCGCCGACCAGCTGGTGGGACAGTCCCGGGAGCAGTTCCCCTTCACCTCCCATCGGGGTCTGTTCAAGGAGAGCGGATTGATGCACCTGTTCGGCAGCGGCGTGGAACAGGAGCGCTGGCTGCAGTGCACCGTGGTCACCCCGCCCGCCACCGATCCGGACATGTACCAGGTAAAATTCTTCCAGGATATTACCGAACTGGTGCAGTTACAGGAGGAGAATCAGCGCCTTAACCAGCAGGTGCAGGAGCTGGCCATCACCGACGAGCTGACCGGCCTGGCTAACCGTCAGGCACTGACCCGGGCCCTGAACTCCCAGGTGGCCCGCAGTCGACGCTACCAGAACCCGCTCACCCTGGCGGTTATTCAGCTGGCGGACAGGGACGGTGCCGGCGCGATACCGGATGAGGTGATCCTGGCGGTGAGCCGTTACCTGCGCGACCGGCTCCGTTGGGTCGATATGATCGCCCGCTGGGAAGAGAGCCAGTTTATTATCATCCTGCCGGAAACCAGCCTGCAGCAGGGCCACGACCTGATGGACAAGATGCTGGCCAGTTTCTCGGAGCTGGCACTGCCAGCGCCCCATACCACCGGTTCCCTGGCGTTGCAGTTCGGACTGGCCGAGTGGCGCAAAGGCCAGGACGCCCGACTGCTGATGAAGCAGGCGTTCGCCAACCTGGCCGAAAACGGTGCCGGCGACGGCCCGGCCTGA
- a CDS encoding class I adenylate cyclase: MADAVSYKDGIGRRELLTVRRRFMGLHRERLRVIARELTPSQRVFVDLLPLLFHINHPTLPGFAGSETPIGIPDYTPTLGVLRSARKLSRSFEYKKRARRRFHIQALYLMGSIGSIAHTRGSDFDIWLCHDPELDHDQRQQLRAKARKLEAWGKELNLEVHFFLMDVDAFRAGRLDDLSHESSGTTQPHLLLEEFYRTGVLLAGRYPIWWMVPPEEESNYTSYVQMLFHKRFVDPLDCLDFGSLEAIPVEEFVGAAHWQLFKGVESPYKTILKLFLTEAYAREYPHIRWLCLETKKAIYSGELDRRELDPYVLMYRRVEEYLLERGEPERLELARRCLYFKSEQVLSRAPLRSRQDWKREMVTSLTREWGWGEGLLVNLDARQSWKIDQVMDERDNLVRELSYSYRLLTDFAREYASTQTIDPAELSLLGRKLYTALEKRPGKIDSINPGITRGLYEERVSLHYSRTQGDQYAWFLYLGEVNEQAARVTSPLKSAACLGEVLAWCHLNRLINLNTIITLYPKENPVSQAELAALVGALHNAYPPHETVAVPMSRLKKPPYALSCTLFINTGIDPMGYLAKVGKQLTTERSDPLSFGSAHSSLVATVEQLITTSWGETLVTYHQGTRGLLECLCHFLRMSLQGDPARQPPRATAHCYNSVRGSSTARRVEKLFNDVLHCFSPAGSGLESRYVQQIEDDFYLIHYQNDKFSYFPLNDLQELLDILAEPQRSYRPTTIDSINLASTPLPCILRHNRAGTIQIFYRIEQGQTELYILDEHGALFHQQMPEADEHYLLVQQQRFFRGMLLQRSLSLPGDQPAQRYLLDAPEFYQLQRHHNGEHLAEPRTPPRHRLPDSYMELRLVSEGLDLNQAPHLLICGEREFSSLEYGDTLYSTVAQHLLEQRIGHKAYPIYLTSLELSGIGSEEDATTIQFLKFKKRLEERLNQALFKLQQ; encoded by the coding sequence GTGGCCGATGCGGTCTCATACAAGGACGGCATCGGTCGTCGGGAACTGCTGACCGTACGCCGCCGCTTTATGGGACTGCACCGGGAGCGGCTGCGGGTCATTGCCCGTGAGCTGACCCCGAGCCAACGGGTCTTTGTTGACCTTCTGCCCCTGCTGTTTCACATCAACCATCCCACCCTGCCGGGCTTTGCCGGCAGCGAAACACCCATCGGTATTCCCGACTACACACCCACCCTGGGGGTACTGCGCAGTGCGCGCAAACTGAGCCGCAGTTTTGAATATAAAAAGCGTGCCCGGCGGCGGTTTCATATCCAGGCGCTCTATCTCATGGGCAGCATCGGCAGTATCGCCCACACCCGGGGCAGCGATTTCGATATCTGGCTCTGCCACGATCCGGAGCTCGATCACGATCAGCGCCAACAGTTGCGTGCCAAGGCCCGCAAACTGGAGGCGTGGGGTAAAGAGCTGAACCTGGAAGTGCACTTTTTCCTCATGGATGTGGATGCCTTCCGCGCCGGCCGGCTGGATGACCTGTCCCATGAGAGCAGTGGCACAACCCAGCCCCACCTGCTGCTGGAGGAGTTTTACCGCACCGGCGTACTGCTGGCCGGACGCTACCCGATCTGGTGGATGGTGCCACCGGAGGAGGAGTCGAACTACACCAGCTACGTGCAGATGCTGTTCCACAAGCGCTTCGTCGACCCCCTCGACTGCCTGGACTTCGGCAGTCTGGAGGCGATCCCGGTGGAGGAGTTTGTCGGCGCCGCCCACTGGCAGCTGTTCAAGGGTGTGGAGTCGCCCTACAAAACCATTCTCAAGCTGTTCCTGACCGAAGCCTATGCCCGGGAATACCCCCATATCCGTTGGCTCTGCCTGGAGACCAAAAAAGCTATCTACAGTGGTGAACTGGACCGGCGCGAGCTGGATCCCTATGTATTGATGTACCGGCGGGTGGAGGAGTATCTGCTGGAGCGCGGTGAACCGGAACGGCTGGAGCTGGCGCGGCGCTGCCTCTACTTCAAATCCGAGCAGGTCCTGAGCCGCGCCCCGCTGCGTAGCCGGCAGGACTGGAAGCGGGAGATGGTGACATCCCTGACCAGGGAGTGGGGATGGGGTGAGGGCCTGCTGGTCAATCTGGATGCCCGCCAGAGCTGGAAGATCGACCAGGTGATGGATGAACGGGATAACCTGGTCCGGGAGCTCAGCTACAGCTACCGGCTGTTGACCGACTTCGCCCGGGAGTACGCCTCCACCCAGACCATCGACCCGGCCGAGCTCAGCCTGCTCGGGCGCAAACTCTATACCGCCCTGGAGAAACGCCCGGGCAAGATAGATAGTATCAATCCCGGCATTACCCGCGGTCTTTACGAAGAGCGGGTATCGCTCCACTACAGTCGCACCCAGGGCGATCAGTACGCCTGGTTTCTCTACCTGGGTGAAGTGAATGAACAGGCTGCCCGGGTCACCAGTCCACTCAAGAGTGCCGCCTGCCTGGGTGAGGTGCTGGCCTGGTGCCACCTCAACCGCCTGATCAACCTGAACACCATCATCACCCTCTATCCCAAGGAGAATCCGGTCAGTCAGGCGGAACTGGCGGCCCTGGTCGGCGCACTGCATAACGCCTATCCGCCCCATGAGACCGTAGCGGTGCCCATGAGCCGGTTGAAAAAGCCCCCCTACGCCCTCTCCTGCACCCTGTTCATCAATACCGGTATCGACCCGATGGGCTACCTGGCGAAAGTGGGCAAACAGCTCACCACGGAGCGCAGTGACCCGCTCAGTTTCGGTTCAGCGCACAGCTCGTTGGTGGCCACCGTGGAGCAGCTGATCACCACCAGTTGGGGTGAGACCCTGGTCACCTATCACCAGGGCACCCGGGGATTGCTGGAGTGTCTGTGCCATTTCCTGCGCATGAGCCTGCAGGGCGACCCAGCCCGGCAACCGCCGCGCGCCACCGCCCACTGTTACAATTCGGTACGGGGCAGCAGCACCGCCAGACGGGTGGAAAAGCTGTTCAACGACGTCCTGCACTGCTTCAGCCCGGCGGGCAGCGGACTGGAGAGTCGCTATGTGCAGCAGATCGAAGATGATTTCTACCTGATCCACTATCAGAACGACAAGTTCTCCTACTTTCCGCTCAACGATCTTCAGGAGCTGCTGGACATACTGGCGGAACCCCAGCGCAGCTACCGCCCCACCACTATCGACAGTATCAATCTGGCCAGCACGCCGCTGCCCTGCATCCTGCGCCACAACCGGGCCGGCACCATTCAGATTTTTTACCGTATCGAGCAGGGTCAGACCGAGCTGTATATCCTGGACGAGCACGGTGCACTGTTCCATCAACAGATGCCGGAGGCGGACGAACACTACCTGCTGGTGCAGCAACAGCGCTTTTTCAGAGGGATGCTGCTGCAACGCAGCCTGAGCCTGCCGGGAGACCAGCCGGCCCAGCGTTACCTGCTGGATGCACCGGAGTTCTACCAGCTGCAACGCCACCACAATGGGGAACACCTGGCCGAGCCACGAACCCCGCCGCGCCACCGCCTGCCCGACAGCTACATGGAGTTGCGCCTGGTCAGTGAGGGCCTGGATCTGAACCAGGCCCCCCACCTGCTGATCTGCGGGGAACGGGAGTTCAGCTCACTGGAGTACGGTGACACACTCTACAGCACCGTGGCACAACATCTGCTGGAACAGCGTATCGGTCACAAGGCCTACCCCATCTACCTCACCAGCCTGGAGCTCTCCGGCATCGGTTCTGAAGAAGATGCCACCACGATCCAGTTTCTGAAGTTCAAGAAGCGGCTGGAGGAGCGTCTCAATCAGGCACTGTTCAAGCTGCAACAGTGA
- the lptM gene encoding LPS translocon maturation chaperone LptM — protein sequence MFCWSRYLLWLVILVLGTSSMLSACGQKGALYLPDPATQQQEESQDN from the coding sequence ATGTTTTGCTGGTCTCGCTATCTTCTCTGGCTGGTCATTCTGGTGCTGGGTACCAGCAGCATGCTCAGCGCCTGCGGCCAGAAGGGTGCACTCTATCTGCCGGACCCGGCCACCCAGCAGCAGGAAGAGAGCCAGGACAACTAG
- the dapF gene encoding diaminopimelate epimerase, translated as MKYAFTKMHGLGNDFVVFDAFSQPLELTPEQFRHIGDRNFGIGCDQILLVEPPTLPDTDFNYRIFNADGDEVEQCGNGARCFARYVHDKGLTDKREIRVGTKAGVITLLMEADDMIRVNMGVPVLEPGQIPFVADQAAAEYQVEVQGETLTLGVVSMGNPHAVMVVDNLEHAPLEQIGSALQQHPRFPQRVNVGFMQILSADAIALRVFERGVGETLACGTGACAAVVSGRLRGLLNKTVKVSLPGGSLMIEWPDEQAPVLMYGPAASVFEGSIEL; from the coding sequence ATGAAATATGCCTTCACCAAGATGCACGGACTGGGCAACGACTTTGTCGTGTTTGACGCCTTCAGCCAGCCGCTGGAACTGACCCCCGAACAGTTCCGCCATATCGGTGATCGCAACTTCGGCATCGGCTGCGATCAGATTCTCCTGGTGGAGCCACCCACCCTGCCGGACACCGACTTCAATTACCGCATATTCAACGCCGACGGGGACGAGGTGGAACAGTGCGGCAACGGTGCCCGCTGTTTTGCCCGCTATGTGCACGACAAGGGCTTGACCGACAAGCGGGAGATCCGGGTCGGCACCAAGGCCGGCGTGATCACGCTCCTGATGGAAGCGGACGATATGATCCGGGTCAACATGGGCGTCCCGGTACTGGAGCCTGGCCAGATACCCTTTGTAGCCGATCAAGCGGCTGCCGAGTATCAGGTCGAGGTGCAGGGCGAGACCCTGACCCTGGGCGTGGTCTCCATGGGTAACCCCCATGCGGTGATGGTGGTGGACAACCTGGAGCATGCGCCCCTGGAGCAGATCGGCAGCGCCCTGCAACAGCATCCCCGTTTTCCCCAGCGGGTCAATGTGGGCTTTATGCAGATCCTCTCCGCAGATGCCATCGCCCTGCGGGTTTTCGAGCGCGGCGTGGGCGAGACCCTGGCCTGCGGCACCGGTGCCTGTGCCGCTGTGGTGTCGGGCCGGCTGCGGGGACTACTTAACAAAACCGTCAAGGTCAGCTTGCCGGGCGGATCACTTATGATAGAGTGGCCTGACGAACAGGCGCCTGTGCTGATGTACGGTCCGGCCGCTTCGGTTTTTGAAGGAAGCATCGAACTATGA
- a CDS encoding DUF484 family protein: protein MSSQPEPTPDYPQIEQNLIEYLNNHPDFFDRHPELLTKLELPHNNGNTVSLIERQVAVLREQAEQDRQKLEEFVAIARENELLNERLHRLTVKLIECCDFEEVINTLQDLLHDDFRAEAVELHLYSASAMEHASNPDLDGFRDFLDGNRPRCGRLPAERLEYLFGPQAEDIASTALIPIRGEGLLGVLAIGSHSEHRFHPGMGTDYLIRLGEIVSKTLEVVSEPGS, encoded by the coding sequence ATGAGCTCACAACCCGAGCCAACCCCGGATTATCCCCAGATCGAACAGAATCTGATTGAGTATCTGAACAACCATCCCGATTTTTTTGACCGCCACCCGGAGCTGCTGACCAAGCTGGAGCTGCCGCACAACAACGGCAACACCGTCTCCCTGATCGAGCGTCAGGTCGCCGTCTTGCGGGAACAGGCCGAGCAGGATCGGCAGAAGCTGGAAGAGTTTGTCGCCATCGCCCGGGAGAACGAGCTGCTGAATGAGCGGCTGCACCGCCTGACGGTGAAACTGATCGAGTGCTGTGACTTTGAAGAGGTGATCAACACCCTGCAGGATCTGCTGCATGATGATTTCCGCGCCGAGGCGGTGGAGCTGCATCTCTACTCCGCCAGCGCGATGGAGCACGCCAGCAACCCGGACCTGGACGGTTTCCGGGATTTTCTCGACGGCAACCGGCCCCGTTGCGGCCGACTGCCGGCCGAACGCCTGGAATACCTGTTCGGCCCCCAGGCGGAGGATATCGCCTCCACCGCCCTGATTCCGATCCGGGGTGAGGGGTTGCTGGGGGTGCTGGCGATCGGCAGCCACAGCGAGCACCGCTTCCATCCCGGCATGGGCACCGACTACCTGATCCGGCTGGGTGAGATTGTCAGCAAGACCCTGGAAGTGGTGTCGGAACCGGGCAGCTGA
- the xerC gene encoding tyrosine recombinase XerC codes for MPPADRLQQGLQAFLSHLQFERRLSRHTLSNYRRDLERFSDWCRTLPLPDWDQLSAHQVRAYVAKRHRSGISGKSLQRELSALRSLFRFLIREGRARSCPASGIRAPKTERHLPATLDVDQLGNLLDVSSDDPLVLRDLAIMELLYSSGLRLAELVSVNLHDIDPDDATLEVIGKGAKSRRVPVGSKALAAIRAWRQVRNQLARPDEQALFVSQRGTRLRPRSIQQRLRQWARQQGCQQQLHPHMLRHSFASHLLESSSDLRAVQELLGHADISTTQIYTHLDFQHLAQVYDSAHPRARRKKDDD; via the coding sequence ATGCCCCCTGCCGACCGGCTGCAACAGGGACTGCAGGCGTTTCTCTCCCACCTGCAGTTCGAGCGGCGTCTCTCCCGGCACACCCTGAGCAACTACCGGCGTGATCTGGAGCGTTTCAGCGACTGGTGCCGCACACTCCCCCTACCCGACTGGGACCAGCTCAGCGCCCACCAGGTGCGCGCCTACGTGGCCAAACGCCATCGCAGCGGCATCTCCGGCAAGAGCCTGCAACGGGAACTCTCCGCCCTGCGCAGCCTGTTCCGCTTCCTGATCCGGGAAGGCCGGGCCAGAAGCTGCCCCGCCAGCGGAATTCGTGCCCCGAAAACCGAGCGCCACCTGCCCGCCACCCTGGACGTGGATCAGCTGGGCAATCTGCTGGACGTCAGCAGTGACGACCCCCTGGTGCTGCGGGATCTGGCCATTATGGAGCTGCTCTACTCCTCCGGCCTGCGGCTGGCGGAGCTGGTTTCGGTCAATCTGCACGATATCGACCCGGACGATGCCACCCTGGAGGTGATCGGCAAGGGGGCGAAAAGTCGCCGGGTGCCGGTGGGCAGCAAAGCGCTGGCCGCCATCCGGGCCTGGCGGCAGGTGCGCAACCAGCTGGCCCGACCGGATGAGCAGGCGCTGTTCGTCAGCCAGCGGGGCACCCGGTTACGCCCCCGCAGCATCCAGCAACGCCTACGCCAGTGGGCCCGACAGCAGGGCTGTCAGCAGCAACTCCATCCGCACATGCTGCGCCACTCCTTCGCCAGCCATCTGCTGGAGTCCTCCAGCGACCTGCGGGCGGTCCAGGAGCTGCTGGGACATGCCGATATCAGCACCACCCAGATCTACACCCATCTCGATTTCCAGCATCTGGCCCAGGTCTATGACAGCGCCCATCCCCGGGCGCGCCGGAAAAAGGACGACGACTGA